A single genomic interval of Corvus cornix cornix isolate S_Up_H32 chromosome 1, ASM73873v5, whole genome shotgun sequence harbors:
- the PCID2 gene encoding PCI domain-containing protein 2, translating into MAHITINQYLQQVQEAIETRDGTFCAELVSFKHPHVANPRLQLPSPEEKCQQVLESPYDEMFAAHLRCTYAVANHDFIEAYKCQTVIVQSFLRAFQAHKEENWALPIMYSVALDLRIFANNADQQLVKKGKSKVGDMLEKAAELLMGCFRVCASDTRAGIEDSKKWGMLFLVNQLFKIYFKINKLHLCKPLIRAIDSSNLKDEYSMAQRVTYKYYVGRKAMFDSDFKQAEEYLSFAFEHCHRSSQKNKRMILIYLLPVKMLLGHMPTVQLLKKYDLMQFAEVTKSVSEGNLLLLNDALTKHETFFIRCGIFLILEKLKIITYRNLFKKVYLLLKTHQLSLDAFLIALKFMQVDDVDIDEVQCILANLIYLGHIKGYISHQHQKLVVSKQNPFPPLSTVCC; encoded by the exons ATGGCGCACATCACCATAAATCAGTACTTGCAGCAA GTACAAGAAGCCATTGAGACCAGAGACGGAACATTTTGTGCAGAATTAGTATCATTTAAACATCCACATGTTGCAAACCCAAGGCTACAG CTTCCATCTCCAGAGGAGAAGTGTCAACAAGTTTTGGAATCACCATATGATGAAATGTTTGCAGCCCACTTAAG GTGTACTTATGCTGTTGCAAACCATGACTTCATAGAAGCATACAAATGCCAAACAGTTATTGTCCA ATCTTTCCTGCGAGCATTTCAGGcgcataaagaagaaaattg ggcCTTACCTATTATGTATTCTGTAGCCCTTGATCTTCGAATTTTTGCTAATAAT GCAGATCAACAGCTtgtgaagaaagggaaaagcaaagttGGTGACATgttggaaaaagcagcagaactgctgaTGGGCTGCTTTCGAGTCTGTGCCAGTGACAC TCGAGCAGGCATCGAAGACTCCAAAAAGTGGGGCATGTTGTTTCTCGTGAATCAGctgtttaaaatttattttaag atcaACAAGCTCCATCTCTGTAAGCCCTTAATAAGAGCAATTGACAGCTCAAATCTGAAGGATGAGTATAGCATGGCACAGAGAGTTACATACAAATACTATGTTGGACGCAAGGCCATGTTTGACAGTGACTTTAAGCAAG CTGAAGAGTATCTGTCATTTGCCTTTGAGCACTGTCACCGATCAAGccagaagaacaaaagaatgATTTTGATCTACCTGCTGCCGGTAAAAATGTTGTTG ggcCATATGCCAACAGTTCAGCTCTTAAAAAAGTATGACCTTATGCAGTTTGCTGAAGTAACAAAGTCTGTGAG TGAAGGAAATCTTCTCCTACTGAATGATGCTCTGACAAAGCATGAGACCTTCTTTATTCGATGTGGAATCTTTCTTATCCTTGAGAAGCTGAAAATCATCACATACAGGAATCTCTTCAAGAAAGT ATATTTACTACTCAAAACCCATCAGCTATCTCTAGATGCTTTTCTGATTGCTCTGAAGTTCATGCAAGTAGATGATGTTGATATTGATGAAGTCCAGTGTATTTTAGCTAACCTTATATATTTG GGTCACATTAAAGGCTACATATCCCATCAGCATCAGAAGCTTGTGGTCAGCAAGCAGAACCCATTTCCTCCATTGTCAACAGTGTGTTGTTGA
- the PROZ gene encoding vitamin K-dependent protein Z, with protein sequence MARYSWITFFLLSALFLQTEQTVFISANDANSVIKRQRRASSLFLEEVLQGSLERECLEERCTQEEAREVFENDEMLKMFWDIYYGGRRCSSSPCQHNGVCEDSIRGYTCTCAEGYEGENCAFAKNECHHQAKVGCDHFCYPGSNSYHCSCADGYELGKDKKQCIALDACACGRLQDSDNLIHETRKKSDERFPWQVLLLNSEGKGFCGGVLLKSNFVLTTAECALLHSYFEIRVGAGPNGTSGTGKIMQVSEKHVHIRYDEDTGENNIALLQLQEHVECDNYHLPVCIPERDFAEHVLIPKLAGTVSGWRMEGDELQGEELQVSYLPAEDCKQILNISLTNRQFCGHLQEAIGKRLAGGSFLATEYKGTWFLTGILGSWPLQDADWETLLFTNTARYMIWVKHKVK encoded by the exons ATGGCAAGGTACTCTTGGATAacattcttccttctctctgcccTTTTCCTTCAGACAGAGCAGACAG TGTTTATATCAGCTAATGATGCAAACAGTGTTATCAAGAGACAGAGGCGTGCCAGCTCCCTATTTCTGGAGGAGGTCCTTCAAGGCAGCTTGGAAAGAGAATGCCTGGAAGAGAGATGTACACAGGAAGAAGCAAGAGAAGTGTTTGAAAATGATGAAATGCTT aaAATGTTTTGGGATATCTACTATG GTGGCAGGAGGTGCTCCTCGAGCCCCTGCCAGCACAACGGCGTGTGTGAGGACAGCATCCGTGGCTACACCTGCACCTGTGCCGAGGGCTACGAGGGAGAGAACTGTGCTTTCG CTAAAAATGAATGTCACCACCAAGCAAAGGTAGGATGTGATCACTTCTGCTACCCAGGAAGTAATTCCTATCACTGTTCCTGTGCTGATGGCTATGAGCTTGGGAAGGATAAAAAACAGTGCATCGCATTAG ATGCATGTGCATGTGGCAGACTTCAAGACAGTGATAACCTTATACATGAAACCAGGAAGAAAAGTGATGAAAGATTTCCTTGGCAG gTACTACTGCTAAACTCAGAAGGGAAAGGCTTCTGTGGAGGAGTGTTGCTAAAAAGTAACTTCGTGTTGACCACAGCGGAGTGTGCCCTTCTGCACTCCTATTTTGAAATCAGGGTTGGTGCTG GGCCTAATGGAACAAGTGGAACTGGAAAGATAATGCAAGTTAGCGAGAAGCACGTACACATCCGGTATGACGAAGACACTGGTGAGAACAACATTGCATTACTACAGCTTCAAGAGCACGTTGAGTGTGACAACTACCACCTCCCTGTGTGCATCCCTGAAAGAGACTTTGCAGAACATGTTTTAATTCCAAAGCTGGCTGGGACAGTCAGTGGCTGGAGAATGGAAGGTGATGAACTTCAAGGTGAAGAGCTGCAGGTTTCCTACCTTCCTGCTGAGGACTGCAAACAAATACTCAACATCAGCCTCACAAACAGGCAGTTTTGTGGGCACCTTCAGGAGGCCATAGGCAAACGCCTGGCTGGAGGAAGCTTTTTGGCTACTGAGTATAAGGGCACGTGGTTTCTGACTGGTATCCTGGGCTCCTGGCCACTACAAGATGCTGACTGGGAAACATTGCTTTTCACCAACACTGCAAGGTATATGATATGGGTTAAACACAAAGTAAAGTAA